CTTTATGAGGGTCCTTACCAGTCAGCTTCTTAATAGCATCCTGTACTGCAGGAATACGTGTAGAACCACCTACAAGCACAATTCTGTGAAGATCAGCCGGAGTCATACCCGCATCATTTAATGCTTGACGTGTTGGGCCCAAAGTACGCTCAACCAAACTTTCAGTCAGCTCATCAAATTTCGCACGAGTCAAGTTGATTTCCAAATGCTGTGGCACTCCGTCAGCAACGGTAATGAACGGCAAGGAAACTGTAGTTGTCATAACACCGGAGAGTTCTTTTTTAGCTTTCTCAGCTGCATCTTTCAAACGTTGTACAGCGGCTTTATCTTTGCTAAGGTCAATGCCTTGTTCTTTTTTGAATTCAGATACTAGGTAGTCCATAACCAATTGGTCAAAATCATCTCCACCAAGACGGTTATCACCACTTGTTGCTTTTACTTCGAAGAAGCCATCGCCAAGTTCCAGAATGGATACGTCGAACGTACCGCCACCAAGGTCATATACGAGGATAGTGTGGTCTTCGGATTTCTCCAAACCGTATGCCAATGCTGCTGCTGTAGGCTCGTTTACAATACGAAGGACTTCCAAACCAGCAATTTTACCTGCATCTTTAGTAGCTTGACGCTGACTGTCATTGAAGTAAGCAGGAACGGTAATAACGGCTTGAGTCACTGTCTGACCCAGATAAGCTTCTGCATCAGCTTTCAGCTTTTGCAGGATCATAGCTGAAATTTCTTGAGCGGAATAGTCTTTACCGTCAATCGTTTCCTTGTGGCCTGTACCCATGTGACGTTTGATAGAGCTGATTGTGCGATCCGGATTAGTGATCGCTTGGCGTTTTGCCGTTTCACCGACAACACGCTCGCCGTCTTTCTTGAAACCTACAACCGATGGGGTTGTACGCGCGCCTTCTGGGTTAGGGATAACAACGGCTTCGCCGCCTTCCATAACTGCTACGCAAGAGTTGGTGGTTCCTAAGTCGATACCAATTACTTTACTCAATGTATTTTGCCTCCTTGAATTTTTACTGGGAGCTGCGCTCCTCTGAAAATAATTATGTGCTGTAACCTTATAATCACGATTAGATCATACTGCCGCTTGGTTGGCGGACAGAAACTGCCAGCCTATATAGACAGACTACATGCTGACTTTGACCATGGCAGGACGAAGTACCTTATCCTTCAGGAGATAGCCCTTTTGGACTTCCTCTGTCACGATACCTTCTTCGTGCTCCTCGCTCTCCACCTGCATAATGGCCTGATGATATTCAGGGTTAAAGGGCTGTGCTACTGTTTCCATTGCTGTAAGTCCCTCGTTCT
Above is a window of Paenibacillus wynnii DNA encoding:
- the dnaK gene encoding molecular chaperone DnaK — its product is MSKVIGIDLGTTNSCVAVMEGGEAVVIPNPEGARTTPSVVGFKKDGERVVGETAKRQAITNPDRTISSIKRHMGTGHKETIDGKDYSAQEISAMILQKLKADAEAYLGQTVTQAVITVPAYFNDSQRQATKDAGKIAGLEVLRIVNEPTAAALAYGLEKSEDHTILVYDLGGGTFDVSILELGDGFFEVKATSGDNRLGGDDFDQLVMDYLVSEFKKEQGIDLSKDKAAVQRLKDAAEKAKKELSGVMTTTVSLPFITVADGVPQHLEINLTRAKFDELTESLVERTLGPTRQALNDAGMTPADLHRIVLVGGSTRIPAVQDAIKKLTGKDPHKGVNPDEVVALGAAVQAGVLTGDVKDVVLLDVTPLSLGIETAGGVFTKMIERNTTIPTSKSQVFSTFADNQPSVEIHVLQGERQMANGNKTLGRFMLNDIPPAQRGVPQIEVTFDIDANGIVNVSATDKGTNKSQKITITSSSGLSDAEVEQMMKDAELHAEEDRKRKEMVEAKNGADQLVYSTEKLIKDLGDKVEASEVEKANEAKEKVKSALESDNLEEINAATEALTEIVQQLSAKLYEQAAGAQEGAADGQEAQDNNFKKDNVVDADYEVVDEDKNQG